In the genome of Aspergillus flavus chromosome 8, complete sequence, one region contains:
- a CDS encoding putative topoisomerase II associated protein (unnamed protein product): MSFFGFDTTLPRDRAPGGGQKGIFDTPDPFAEVARARLAGHFRDNDDDDDVIDFEDTYDGLGDQLDDDQDAFNDDTFGGNMGTGAVGKDFDFFGKTAQVADVIGEEQVRYSLQKPQAPAAAPATEVPVATSTVAQQPKRTGYEKYSDPDYIPDLQAKSSVWNLQKQPEPAPAPAVQPVAQPAVQARKMLSLEEVEAQLRHQGPGPAPGLPPVSLPHSMAEALHHLQRPQQIPGFPDGFPQLPPEILQAQFARGVPPAQMLHHPQMAPEPYPPPNLPLHLLQNANLPQHLVHSQHQAPPRGQRTQQQQQQQQQAPPPMPQNVPQGPKGTNGTLPLITNPQQLMQLTEEQRVAYLMEDAKRAKRNHKIFLLSKGNGLMTPQDKNFITRIQLQQLVAAAGNVADADLEAVLAEDFYYQVYSQIRGAPRQHPHQPLGHFAQTYLLQTGNRLGGHGSRRQAQSADNHMQRMQQQVQRAVEAAKAKPKNKQLIIEGSLGKISFSNAKTPKTMLNIKRPETSEGIKAAKKPHTDLSLSDRKSILTNIENVYGTLMELEDMERTMPPPPNEGDAEAIQEHMEWRQKVRSLNQKLWQALKVMEPIVPNTNTPHPFIAFLSYPKGKKAIPRIFRHIDQEQRVTILTMIVVHLDSLDVVRNGQPAPGEPQPSLPVREAIDLFSQAVMPSLLGYVNEAPFNIIIGLLGLVIAQTHVHMVAKTRIGLGILTMLLSRAEIVKEAGQAAERDWQQWVEKFNILFDTLEPTFAEIFPGSINAGDDMYVWQFLAAVGIGASPEQQQRLVIAVKDRVMETVAYSKTLPADMASQRLGNVNLFMRAIGLDVELLG; this comes from the exons ATGTCCTTCTTCGGCTTTGATACGACCCTCCCGAGGGATCGAGCCCCCGGGGGTGGTCAGAAGGGTATTTTTGATACTCCTGACCCGTTTGCCGAAGTCGCTCGCGCCAGGTTGGCAGGACATTTCcgtgacaatgatgatgatgatgatgt AATTGATTTCGAGGATACGTATGATGGTCTGGGAGATCAACTCGACGACGATCAGGATGCGTTCAACGACGACACTTTCGGCGGGAACATGGGAACTGGCGCTGTCGGTAAGGACTTTGACTTCTTCGGAAAGACCGCTCAGGTCGCCGATGTCATTGGAGAGGAGCAAGTCCGCTACAGCCTACAAAAGCCTCAGGCTCCTGCTGCCGCTCCTGCTACCGAGGTCCCCGTTGCAACAAGTACCGTGGCCCAGCAGCCCAAGCGCACCGGATACGAGAAGTATTCAGACCCGGACTATATTCCTGATCTTCAGGCAAAATCCAGCGTTTGGAATCTACAGAAGCAGCCCGAGCCCGCCCCCGCCCCCGCGGTTCAGCCGGTAGCCCAGCCGGCGGTGCAGGCCAGGAAGATGCTGAGTTtggaggaagttgaagcgCAGTTGCGTCACCAGGGCCCCGGGCCTGCCCCGGGGTTGCCCCCggtttctcttcctcactcgATGGCAGAGGCACTCCATCATCTGCAGCGACCTCAGCAAATCCCTGGTTTCCCGGACGGCTTCCCCCAGTTGCCCCCTGAAATCCTACAGGCGCAGTTTGCTAGAGGTGTTCCACCTGCGCAGATGTTGCACCACCCACAGATGGCTCCTGAGCCATATCCTCCCCCTAACTTGCCATTGCATCTCCTGCAGAACGCCAATCTCCCTCAGCACTTGGTTCACTCTCAGCATCAAGCTCCCCCACGCGGGCAACGgacccagcagcagcaacagcaacaacaacaggcACCGCCACCGATGCCCCAGAATGTGCCTCAAGGGCCAAAGGGGACAAATGGCACTCTGCCGTTGATCACGAACCCTCAACAACTGATGCAGCTGACGGAAGAGCAGCGTGTAGCGTACTTGATGGAAGATGCAAAGCGCGCGAAACGCAACCACaagatcttccttctctccaagGGCAATGGGCTGATGACGCCGCAAGATAAGAACTTCATCACACGCATTCAGCTCCAGCAACTAGTCGCAGCTGCGGGTAACGTCGCAGATGCGGATTTGGAAGCTGTCTTGGCCGAGGACTTCTATTATCAAGTCTACAGCCAGATTCGAGGCGCGCCCAGACAGCACCCGCATCAACCTCTTGGTCATTTTGCGCAAACATACCTTCTCCAGACAGGCAATCGTCTCGGGGGTCATGGATCCCGACGGCAGGCACAGAGTGCAGACAACCATATGCAGAGAATGCAGCAGCAGGTCCAACGTGCAGTTGAGGCCGCCAAAGCGAAACCGAAGAACAAACAGCTCATCATTGAAGGAAGCTTGGGAAAGATCTCTTTCAGTAATGCGAAGACGCCCAAGACAATGCTCAATATCAAGCGCCCCGAGACTTCTGAAGGAATCAAGGCGGCAAAGAAGCCACACACCGACCTCAGTTTGAGTGATCGGAAGTCTATCTTGACCAATATCGAGAACGTATATGGCACATTaatggagctggaggatatggagcGCACAAtgcctccaccaccgaaTGAAGGCGATGCCGAGGCAATTCAAGAGCACATGGAATGGCGACAGAAGGTTCGCTCGCTCAATCAGAAATTGTGGCAGGCGCTCAAGGTTATGGAGCCGATTGTTCCTAACACGAACACTCCACACCCCTTCATTGCGTTCCTTTCGTACCCTAAAGGCAAAAAGGCCATTCCGCGCATTTTCCGTCATATTGACCAGGAACAGCGGGTTACCATCCTTACTATGATTGTTGTGCATCTGGATAGCTTGGATGTGGTTCGGAACGGACAGCCGGCGCCCGGTGAACCGCAGCCTTCTCTACCCGTCAGAGAAGCCATCGATCTCTTCTCCCAAGCAGTCATGCCCAGTCTGCTGGGTTATGTTAACGAGGCCCCATTCAACATCATTATTGGTCTCTTGGGCCTGGTCATCGCTCAAACTCATGTACACATGGTCGCCAAGACTCGCATTGGGCTGGGCATCTTGACCATGCTACTCAGCCGTGCAGAAATTGTGAAGGAAGCTGGCCAGGCCGCCGAACGGGACTGGCAACAGTGGGTGGAAAAGTTCAACATCTTGTTTGATACTCTTGAACCTACTTTTGCAGAAATCTTCCCTGGCTCTATCAATGCAGGCGATGATATGTATGTGTGGCAATTCTTGGCTGCAGTCGGTATTGGAGCTAGCCCTGAGCAACAGCAGCGCTTGGTCATCGCAGTGAA GGATCGTGTCATGGAAACGGTGGCATATAGCAAGACTCTTCCTGCGGACATGGCTAGCCAACGACTTGGAAACGTCAACCTCTTCATGCGTGCTATTGGTCTCGACGTCGAACTTCTCGGCTAG
- a CDS encoding putative alpha-1,2-mannosyltransferase (glycolipid 2-alpha-mannosyltransferase), with product MSSGPVKYVRYLLFAAAGLAVFFFLSRSAIPIPDSIGSKLNPASYKDNSASSPSSHDNAATPKEHTNDASGSVGTPQGGRVNATFVTLARNSDVWDIAKSIRSVEDRFNRNYHYDWVFLNDKEFDDEFKKITTALVSGTTHYGVIPKEHWSYPEWIDQEKAKKVREDMGQRKIIYGDSESYRHMCRYESGFFFRHPLMLNYEYYWRVEPSIELFCDISFDPFRFMKENNKKYSFVLSLYEYFDTIPTLWDSVTKFMNNHPEHIAEANSMDFLSDDGGKTYNKCHFWSNFEIGHLEWLRSKPYMDYFESLDRDGGFFYERWGDAPVHSIAAGLLLEKEQIHFFNEIAYYHIPFTHCPTGEQLRLDLKCHCNPSDNFDWKGYSCTSRYFHVNNMKKPAGYENES from the exons ATGTCATCGGGACCGGTGAAATACGTGCGATATCTTCTCTTCGCCGCCGCG GGTTTGgcagttttctttttcctctctaGAAGCGCAATCCCAATCCCCGATTCCATTGGCTCGAAATTGAACCCGGCCAGCTACAAAGATAACTCTGCCTCTTCCCCGTCCTCTCATGACAATGCTGCTACCCCGAAGGAACATACCAATGACGCTTCAGGGAGCGTAGGCACCCCTCAGGGTGGTCGGGTCAATGCTACATTTGTCACGTTGGCGCGCAATTCGGATGTTTGGGATATTGCGAAGTCAATCCGGAGTGTCGAAGATCGCTTCAATCGCAACTACCATTATGATTGGGTATTCCTGAATGATAAGGAGTTTGATGACGAATTCAAAAAGATCACCACGGCTCTGGTTTCCGGTACCACCCATTATGGCGTCATTCCAAAGGAACATTGGTCGTACCCTGAGTGGATCGATCAAGAGAAGGCGAAAAAGGTGCGTGAGGACATGGGCCAAAGGAAAATCATCTACGGTGATTCCGAGAGTTACCGACACATGTGCCGTTACGAATCTGGGTTCTTCTTCCGGCACCCTTTGATGCTGAACTACGAGTACTATTGGCGTGTGGAGCCCAGCATTGAATTGTTCTGCGACATCAGCTTTGACCCGTTCCGATTCATgaaggaaaacaacaagaagtaTAGCTTTGTTCTGAGTCTGTATGAATACTTCGATACTATTCCTACCCTCTGGGATAGCGTGACGAAGTTCATGAACAATCACCCTGAACATATTGCGGAAGCGAACTCAATGGACTTCTTGAGCGACGACGGTGGAAAAACCTACAACAAGTGCCATTTC TGGTCGAATTTCGAAATCGGACACTTGGAATGGCTCAGATCCAAGCCATATATGGATTACTTCGAATCTCTTGACCGCGATGGCGGCTTCTTCTATGAAAGATGGGGCGATGCCCCAGTACACTCTATTGCTGCTGGTCTGCTCttggaaaaggaacagaTCCACTTCTTCAATGAAATCGCCTACTACCACATCCCCTTCACCCACTGTCCGACGGGTGAGCAATTGAGACTGGATCTTAAGTGCCACTGCAATCCCAGCGACAACTTTGACTGGAAGGGTTATTCCT GCACTTCCCGCTACTTCCATGTTAATAACATGAAAAAGCCCGCGGGCTACGAGAATGAGAGTTGA
- a CDS encoding mitochondrial 37S ribosomal protein uS12m, which yields MPPFVSSLTLRTLRTIIQRPAFSAIAAPKPSYSIPRFQPVLRTPTAVAAATTPSLAIRQFSTSPFRQATYNQVRRGCRVAQRARRARSPALKDRPEMKGVCLKTGITKPKKPNSGERKTARVRLSSGKVVTAYIPGEGHNVQQHSVVLVRGGRAQDCPGVKYHLVRGAMDLGGVANRLTSRSKYGTKKPKRD from the exons ATGCCGCCATTCGTCTCCTCCCTCACTCTCCGCACGCTGCGGACAATCATCCAGCGTCCCGCGTTTTCTGCTATCGCCGCCCCTAAGCCTTCATACTCCATCCCCCGGTTCCAGCCCGTCCTCCGCACACCCACGGCCGTCGCAGCCGCTACTACTCCCAGCCTTGCTATCCGCCAGTTCTCGACCTCTCCGTTCCGCCAGGCTACCTACAACCAAGTCCGTCGCGGATGCCGTGTTGCCCAACGGGCGCGTCGTGCCCGGTCCCCTGCGCTGAAGGACAGACCTGAGATGAAGGGTGTGTGCTTGAAGACTGGTATcacgaagccgaagaagcccaACTCCGGTGAGCGGAAGACGGCAAGAGTACGTTTGAGTAGCGGCAAGGTGGTTACGGCTTATATTCCTGGTGAAG GCCATAATGTGCAGCAGCACAGTGTTGTTCTAGTTCGCGGTGGACGTGCTCAGGATTGCCCTGGTGTGAAGTATCATTTGGTCCGTGGTGCTATGGATTTG GGTGGTGTTGCCAATCGGTTGACCAGCAGATCGAAATACGGAACtaagaagccgaagaggGATTAA
- a CDS encoding putative 20S proteasome maturation protein Ump1 (proteasome maturation factor Ump1), with product MSLRIAPATNYRTQTTNTTTRQNIPISLPHPSKGAPSAPGLPDTLRDNITLPASRGPPSSQSEIPASAHPLEARLIAWRQTQDAMKMESLRRAYGIAEPIRRGMELKLVRDGSFRPAVLGGAKAGNVHEDILVLGGRDTEVGWEDVFKGDEFREPPTFHDEMEKRLRMDF from the exons ATG tctCTCCGCATCGCCCCAGCCACAAACTACCGCACCCAAACAACCAACACAACCACCCGTCAAAACATCCCCATCTCCCTCCCGCACCCCTCCAAAGGCGCCCCCTCAGCCCCCGGTCTCCCCGACACTCTCCGCGACAACATCACCCTCCCCGCCTCCCGGGGTCCTCCTTCCTCTCAATCCGAAATCCCCGCCTCCGCACACCCCCTCGAAGCCCGTCTGATCGCCTGGCGCCAAACGCAGGATGCAATGAAGATGGAGTCCCTGCGTCGGGCATACGGTATCGCGGAGCCCATCCGCCGTGGCATGGAACTGAAGCTCGTGCGGGATGGATCTTTCCGGCCGGCCGTGTTGGGAGGTGCAAAGGCCGGCAATGTTCATGAGGATATTCTTGTGCTCGGTGGACGGGATACGGAAGTTGGGTGGGAGGATGTGTTCAAAG GAGATGAGTTCAGAGAACCACCCACTTTCCACGacgagatggagaagaggcTGCGGATGGATTTCTAA
- a CDS encoding ubiquitin-related domain-containing protein, which produces MASNDDNLKTDSLRLGDNNEHSVPTTAVHSQESNVQSASTPASAPELAANPLTPGHHESTPQQHIATEMSDAQPLAGGESAPPPQSPSDASTLPTLNAPAAESGASAPEAPPVEQPSQESEAKEEDQGPSLMITLLLTSGSRHPFKIDGKYLQKRSVNVENNDPFAMSVYTLKELIWREWRQDWEPRPSSPSYIRLISFGKLLDDKAPLTDSKFSRDAPNVVHMTVKPQELVDEEDAKGSKPQYPREREASERSPGCRCIIQ; this is translated from the exons ATGGCCTCCAACGACGACAATTTAAAGACGGACAGTCTGCGACTTGGAGATAATAACGAGCATTCGGTCCCTACCACCGCTGTACATTCCCAAGAATCCAATGTGCAATCAGCCTCCACTCCTGCTTCAGCCCCAGAACTGGCAGCGAATCCGCTTACTCCTGGCCATCATGAAAGTACCCCCCAGCAACATATAGCGACCGAAATGTCCGATGCGCAACCTCTCGCCGGCGGCGAAAGCGCTCCTCCACCCCAATCACCAAGTGATGCGAGTACTCTCCCGACTCTCAATGCACCCGCCGCTGAGTCTGGGGCCTCGGCCCCTGAGGCGCCCCCTGTGGAGCAGCCATCGCAGGAATCGGAGGCgaaggaggaagaccagggCCCGTCGCTGATGATTACATTACTTTTGACGTCTGGTTCGCGGCATCCGTTCAAGATCGATGGAAAGTATCTCCAAAAGCGGTCAGTGAATGTGGAAAACAACGATCCTTTTGCTATGAGCGTCTACACGCTCAAGGAATTGATCTGGAGGGAATGGCGACAAG ATTGGGAACCGCGACCATCATCGCCGAGTTACATTCGACTGATCTCGTTTGGTAAATTGCTCGACGATAAAGCGCCTCTCACAG ACTCCAAATTCAGCCGTGATGCCCCCAATGTGGTGCACATGACAGTCAAACCTCAGGAACttgtcgatgaggaggacgCCAAAGGCTCTAAACCACAGTACCCGCGGGAACGTGAAGCCAGTGAACGCAGCCCGGGGTGTCGTTGTATAATCCAATAG
- a CDS encoding arrestin domain-containing protein, whose product MILLQSSLHISDHMTRTKSSEPELTINFTEPAVFIPTYTHKPAVLRGSCVLKVKETLMVKRLTVNFRGVSHVHWPHGLHDSNTITDRTLTVFGPDISGTGPQSHADQDTLGMLETGSMECHTSRQKCGLWGAITNKLCSKCKSTAAPDYQLLSPGTYTYNFEMILPPELPESVNVRRSHVRYNVRACLEFPGHFRHNIVQNMPIAAIHCPAEDFVEDAEPVYIARAWKRLLRCDILMSRRGAPLCHNLPVTVSFTELANARFHGLQIYISENVQFLRKDGVVSYLGPFKRRLLYEAAEDFVPTLPPYRLGEYDDHLSEKSGFGVQESVVLSECEDKPVTSEGMTLNIDLALPTCQDHSEDNWMHFSTEYKSARVSHWLDFVFSMSRHGAPPVVQKIARVPLSLRSCYAQHANASLPAYSQTCEIKPFNAVPAEGCFDQESFDQGQHWWSEDDQRYSVS is encoded by the exons ATGATATTGCTACAGTCATCGCTACACATCTCCGACCATATGACCCGGACTAAGTCCAGTGAGCCTGAGCTCACTATCAATTTCACCGAGCCTGCGGTGTTCATACCTACATACACACATAAACCCGCCGTCCTGAGGGGTTCTTGTGTATTGAAGGTTAAGGAGACGTTAATGGTGAAGAGATTAACAGTCAATTTTCGCGGGGTATCTCATGTACACTGGCCACATG GTCTTCACGATTCGAATACTATTACGGATCGTACGCTAACGGTGTTCGGTCCGGACATATCAGGGACTGGACCCCAAAGCCACGCCGATCAGGATACTCTAGGAATGTTGGAAACGGGTAGTATGGAATGCCACACATCGCGTCAAAAATGCGGATTGTGGGGTGCTATCACGAACAAGTTATGTTCAAAATGCAAAAGTACCGCAGCGCCAGATTATCAGCTATTGTCTCCCGGTACCTATACTTACAACTTCGAAATGATATTGCCTCCTGAGTTGCCGGAATCTGTTAATGTACGACGAAGCCATGTTCGATATAATGTCCGAGCATGTCTAGAATTCCCAGGCCATTTCAGGCATAACATTGTCCAGAACATGCCGATCGCTGCCATCCATTGTCCGGCAGAGGACTTCGTGGAGGATGCAGAGCCGGTTTACATTGCCCGGGCCTGGAAGCGTTTGCTCCGATGCGACATCCTCATGTCGAGAAGAGGCGCTCCTCTCTGTCATAACTTACCTGTGACCGTGTCTTTTACCGAGCTGGCCAATGCGAGGTTCCATGGGTtgcagatatatatttcggAGAACGTTCAATTCCTCCGAAAAGATGGTGTTGTTTCCTACCTCGGACCTTTCAAGAGGAGACTCTTATATGAAGCGGCGGAAGATTTTGTGCCCACTTTGCCGCCCTATAGGTTGGGTGAATATGATGACCACCTTTCAGAAAAGAGCGGCTTTGGTGTACAAGAGAGTGTGGTGCTTTCGGAATGCGAGGACAAACCCGTGACCTCCGAGGGCATGACGCTGAATATCGACTTGGCATTACCCACCTGCCAGGACCATTCTGAGGATAATTGGATGCACTTTAGCACTGAGTACAAGAGCGCAAGAGTGTCCCATTGGCTTGAT TTTGTGTTTTCCATGTCCAGACATGGGGCGCCGCCGGTCGTGCAGAAGATCGCCAGGGTTCCACTATCGCTGCGATCCTGTTATGCACAACACGCCAACGCGTCCCTACCAGCTTATTCACAGACATGTGAAATAAAGCCATTTAACGCAGTTCCCGCAGAGGGATGTTTTGACCAAGAATCTTTTGATCAAGGCCAGCACTGGTGGTCGGAGGACGACCAAAGATATTCTGTTTCTTGA
- a CDS encoding putative MFS monosaccharide transporter (putative transporter), protein MAPPTYAGMSGRKLSLTVSTIATMGFLLFGYDQGVMSGIISDPAFNDMFTATKDDNTMQATVTAVYEVGCLFGAIIALLIGDRTGRRWMVIAGAAIMIIGVVIQVSAMPGSLPLLQFIFGRVITGIGNGMNTSTIPTYQAECSKTSNRGLLICIEGGIIAIGTAIAYWIDYGAHYGPQDLVWRFPIAFQVFFGVIIIVGMFYLPESPRFLIAHDKVAEGERVLAALAGTEIEDRHTQTEKNLILDSVRALPRDSSGATKAKFSDLLTGGPSQHLRRMLVGSSSQMFQQISGCNAVIYYLPVLLEQSIGQSHNFALLIGGINMICYAIFATFSWFFIEKIGRRKLFLGGSYGQCAAMVIVFACLIPGDKQSAKGAVFGFFLYMCFFGATWLPLPWLYPAELSPIRTRAKANAISTCNNWLFNFTVVMITPVMVEHIGWGTYLFFAAWNAVFIPVIWFFYPETAGRSLEEIDLIFAKGYVEKMSYVRAAKELPKLSDDEIEAKAAEYGILDNNEKVEERIAEHAPQDSQEYSSYLPSQL, encoded by the exons ATGGCGCCTCCCACCTATGCGGGGATGTCAGGGCGGAAACTGTCACTGACAGTCTCTACCATTGCAACAATGGGGTTTCTGCTTTTCGGATATGATC AGGGTGTGATGTCGGGTATCATCTCAGACCCGGCCTTCAATGACATGTTCACGGCAACCAAGGATGACAATACAATGCAGGCTACAGTAACGGCAGTCTATGAAGTCG GTTGTCTCTTCGGCGCAATCATCGCATTGCTAATTGGTGATCGGACGGGTCGCCGGTGGATGGTTATCGCTGGTGCCGCTATTATGATTATTGGTGTCGTTATTCAAGTGTCTGCTATGCCAGGCTCACTTCCGCTTCTTCAATTTATCTTCGGTCGAGTCATTACTGGCATCGGGAATGGAATGAACACTTCGACAATCCCCACATACCAAGCTGAATGTTCTAAGACCAGCAATCGAGGTCTTCTTATCTGCATCGAAGGTGGTATTATCGCCATAGGCACAGCTATTGCATACTGGATTGACTACGGAGCGCACTATGGTCCCCAAGATCTCGTATGGAGATTCCCAATCGCGTTCCAGGTCTTCTTCGGTGTCATTATCATTGTCGGCATGTTCTACCTGCCCGAATCACCTCGCTTTCTCATCGCCCACGACAAAGTCGCCGAAGGCGAACGGGTCCTCGCCGCGCTAGCTGGTACTGAGATTGAGGATCGTCACACTCAAACGGAAAAGAATCTGATTCTCGATTCCGTCCGAGC CTTACCGCGAGACAGTTCGGGTGCGACGAAAGCCAAGTTCAGCGATCTGCTTACTGGTGGACCATCCCAGCACCTGCGCCGCATGCTCGTGGGTTCGTCGTCGCAAATGTTCCAGCAGATTTCCGGCTGCAACGCTGTGATCTATTACCTCCCAGTCCTGCTTGAACAATCTATTGGCCAGTCTCACAACTTTGCGCTCTTGATCGGCGGTATAAACATGATCTGCTACGCCATCTTCGCAACATTCTCATGGTTCTTCATAGAAAAGATTGGTCGCCGGAAATTGTTCCTGGGAGGCAGTTACGGGCAGTGCGCAGCAATGGTAATTGTATTCGCCTGTCTTATCCCTGGCGATAAGCAAAGTGCAAAGGGGGCCGTCTTCGGCTTTTTCCTTTATATGTGCTTCTTCGGCGCCACCTGGCTGCCCTTGCCATGGCTCTATCCCGCCGAACTCTCGCCTATCAGGACCAGAGCCAAGGCCAACGCCATTTCCACCTGCAACAACTGGCTATTCAACTTTACCGTGGTCATGATCACCCCTGTCATGGTGGAGCATATCGGCTGGGGTACATACTTGTTCTTCGCTGCATGGAACGCAGTCTTCATTCCAGTTATCTGGTTTTTCTACCCCGAAACTGCAGGCCGTAGTCTGGAAGAAATCGACCTGATCTTCGCCAAGGGTTACGTGGAGAAGATGAGCTATGTGCGCGCTGCGAAAGAGCTTCCCAAGCTCTCCGACGATGAAATCGAGGCCAAGGCAGCCGAGTACGGCATCCTCGACAACAAcgagaaggtcgaggaaCGAATCGCCGAACATGCGCCTCAGGACTCTCAGGAATACTCGTCCTATCTGCCTAGCCAGCTATAA
- a CDS encoding ribosomal protein S5 domain 2-type protein, which translates to MSYPPSGSTALSAPGKVLLTGGYLVLDRNYTGTVIALDARIHVIVQQLKRGHRRGASFSSVKGGPDTETVEDGSAVDDKEKEDVVVVRSPQFVNAIWEYGIQRCENGGGIKVIQRNDGRSNPFVETSLNYALTYISYVADSKDFGSLSVTILADTDYYSETAFSRVSESPGRFVNFGVPLHEAHKTGLGSSAALVTALVSSLVIHRTLQPDDLGASRDKLHNLAQAAHCAAQGKVGSGFDVAAAIYGSCLYRRFSPSILESVGDAGSPGFEERLFAVVEDADPKHPWDTECLDFGMRLPRGMQMVLCDVECGSNSPSMVKKVLEWRKQNQQEADLLWAALQSNNERLCLQLKQLAQSPDQESPEDFNDVRNLIQRSRNHLRSMTRKAGVPIEPRVQTELLDAVSAVDGVIGGVVPGAGGYDAIAVLIRDDQEVLKKLTELFKNWESKVEDDFGGKIGTVRLLGVRHGSDGVKNEVLDQYAGWL; encoded by the exons ATGTCTTATCCGCCATCCGGGAGCACCGCCTTGTCCGCCCCGGGCAAGGTCCTTCTTACCGGTGGTTACCTCGTTTTAGACCGCAATTACACGGGGACAGTGATCGCACTCGATGCTAGGATCCACGTTATCGTTCAACAATTGAAAAGAGGCCATCGACGTGGTGCATCATTCAGCTCAGTGAAGGGGGGTCCCGATACGGAGACAGTCGAGGACGGAAGTGCTGTGGacgacaaggaaaaagaagacgTCGTGGTTGTACGCTCGCCGCAATTTGTCAATGCAATTTGGGAGTACGGTATACAGCGTTGTGAGAATGGAGGTGGAATCAAAGTGATTCAAAGGAACGACGG GCGTTCCAATCCGTTCGTCGAAACTTCCCTCAACTACGCTCTCACCTATATCAGCTATGTGGCCGACTCGAAGGACTTTGGGTCCCTCTCCGTGACCATCCTGGCCGACACTGATTACTACTCTGAGACTGCCTTCTCTAGGGTTTCTGAGTCCCCTGGAAGATTCGTGAACTTCGGTGTTCCTCTTCACGAGGCCCACAAGACAGGACTAGGTTCCTCTGCGGCTCTAGTAACTGCCCTAGTATCATCCCTCGTTATTCACCGTACCCTGCAGCCTGACGACCTTGGAGCTTCTCGTGACAAGCTTCATAACTTGGCACAGGCTGCCCACTGTGCTGCTCAAGGTAAAGTGGGATCCGGGTTTGATGTGGCTGCTGCTATCTACGGCTCTTGCCTATATCGCCGATTCTCCCCAAGCATTTTGGAATCCGTCGGCGACGCCGGTTCACCTGGGTTTGAAGAGCGGCTGTTTGCAGTCGTGGAGGACGCCGACCCTAAGCATCCGTGGGATACAGAGTGCTTGGATTTCGGCATGCGACTTCCTCGAGGCATGCAGATGGTCCTGTGCGATGTTGAGTGCGGCTCAAATTCCCCTTCGATGGTCAAGAAAGTGCTCGAATGGCGAAAACAAAACCAGCAGGAAGCCGATCTTCTTTGGGCTGCCCTCCAGTCAAACAATGAAAGGCTCTGTCTTCAGCTCAAGCAGCTAGCCCAGAGCCCTGACCAAGAATCGCCCGAAGATTTCAATGATGTCCGCAACCTCATCCAGCGCTCACGCAATCACCTTCGCAGCATGACCCGCAAGGCGGGAGTCCCCATTGAGCCGCGGGTACAGACAGAACTGCTTGATGCCGTGTCAGCCGTTGACGGAGTGATTGGTGGTGTGGTTCCTGGTGCGGGAGGGTATGATGCGATTGCTGTCTTGATCCGCGATGACCAGGAGGTGCTTAAAAAGTTAACTGAGCTCTTTAAGAACTGGGAAAGTAAGGTGGAGGACGATTTCGGTGGCAAGATCGGAACTGTCCGGCTCCTCGGTGTGCGTCACGGCTCAGATGGAGTCAAAAATGAGGTTCTCGACCAATATGCCGGTTGGCTTTAA